Proteins encoded within one genomic window of Rhododendron vialii isolate Sample 1 chromosome 1a, ASM3025357v1:
- the LOC131300703 gene encoding protein FAR1-RELATED SEQUENCE 5-like has protein sequence MEIQDLSPDIDGDIKIISTMDCKDLVLEEDQNLDGVPEPKVGMTFNFEDDGRDYYARYAKVQGFGVVTRTSSKRNGQRTNITYCCHRGGKPRTKALNPLKAPPTSKTQCKASMNLSLQTDGKWLLNSIELKHNHELCPNRAWYLKSNRVIRPYAKRTIELNCSARRRMNKTINSCVIDARGHGKDSRNYTGNVGCLQLKEGDAEAMHKYFIKMKADNEAFFYAMDLDEENRLKNVFWADARSREVFKEFGDVVTFDTTYLVNKYDMPFAPFVGVNHHGQLILFGCGLISREDTASFVWLFETFVACMSGCSPNAIVTDQCRAMQNAISIVFPNARHRWCLWHLLKRVPEKLKGYNAYEWIKSGVLSAVYNSLTREEFEENWGNVINKYQLEGNEWLSGLYEERHRWVPAFVKDVFCAGMSATQQSESMNAYFDGYIHSNTTLKEFLEKYENALRKKVQKEEEEDTRCFNVRVKNVSPYGFENQFLDAYTFAKCKDFRDEVAGKIVCSLSSVKVVDDRISEYEIEEDMKYGEREILKTVTFHVRYNEESKESNCTCWLFESKGIVCKHIVVVWSRKKLNEVPEKYILRRWSKNVRRSYTRVKVSYANWECKPEWRRYDFMLDAFHKVADKAMDSEAKSGRVVAKLLEAEVENEVCEGNRPMSIDVLDGIISSEWMGRSD, from the coding sequence ATGGAAATACAAGACCTATCACCAGATATTGACGGTGATATCAAAATTATTTCAACAATGGATTGTAAGGACTTGGTCTTGGAGGAAGATCAGAATTTGGACGGGGTACCGGAACCTAAGGTTGGTATGACTTTTAATTTTGAAGATGATGGTCGCGACTATTATGCTAGATATGCAAAAGTTcaaggttttggtgtggtcaCAAGAACTTCTAGTAAGCGTAATGGACAAAGGACGAATATAACCTACTGTTGTCATCGAGGTGGAAAGCCGAGGACAAAGGCGCTCAACCCACTCAAAGCCCCTCCAACATCGAAAACCCAATGTAAAGCATCGATGAATTTGTCATTGCAAACTGATGGAAAATGGCTTTTGAATTCAATTGAACTGAAGCATAACCACGAATTGTGCCCTAACAGAGCTTGGTATCTCAAGTCCAATCGGGTTATCCGACCATATGCAAAAAGGACAATCGAATTGAATTGCTCTGCCAGAAGAAGAATGAATAAGACAATTAACTCATGTGTGATTGACGCACGGGGGCATGGCAAGGATTCAAGGAATTACACTGGTAATGTGGGATGCTTACAACTCAAGGAAGGAGATGCAGAAGCAATGCACAAGTATTTTATTAAGATGAAAGCAGACAATGAAGCCTTTTTTTATGCCATGGATCTAGATGAAGAAAATCGGCTAAAGAATGTCTTTTGGGCCGATGCAAGAAGTAGAGAAGTATTCAAGGAATTTGGTGATGTGGTCACATTTGACACCACTTACTTGGTTAATAAGTACGATATGCCATTTGCTCCTTTCGTAGGTGTAAATCATCATGGACAGTTGATCTTGTTTGGATGTGGATTAATATCTCGAGAGGACACGGCTTCATTTGTGTGGTTGTTCGAGACATTTGTTGCTTGTATGTCCGGGTGTTCTCCTAACGCCATCGTCACAGACCAATGTCGGGCCATGCAAAACGCAATAAGTATAGTTTTTCCAAACGCACGGCATCGTTGGTGTTTGTGGCATTTGTTGAAAAGGGTTCCTGAAAAGTTGAAGGGTTACAATGCTTATGAATGGATTAAATCTGGTGTCCTTAGTGCTGTGTATAATTCATTGACTCGAGAGGAATTTGAGGAAAATTGGGGCAATGTTATCAATAAATATCAGTTAGAGGGCAACGAGTGGCTTAGTGGTTTGTACGAGGAGAGGCACCGATGGGTTCCCGCATTTGTGAAAGATGTTTTTTGTGCGGGAATGTCAGCAACTCAACAGAGCGAGAGCATGAATGCCTACTTTGATGGCTACATCCATTCTAATACCACGTTGAAGGAATTTTTGGAGAAATATGAGAACGCCTTGCGTAAGAAggtgcaaaaagaagaagaggaagacacCCGTTGTTTCAATGTAAGAGTAAAGAATGTGTCTCCTtatggttttgaaaatcaatttctagaTGCTTACACATTTGCAAAATGTAAGGATTTCCGAGATGAAGTAGCTGGTAAGATTGTATGCAGTTTGAGTTCCGTAAAGGTAGTAGATGATCGTATTTCGGAATATGAGATTGAAGAAGACATGAAATATGGTGAGAGGGAAATTTTGAAAACTGTTACTTTTCATGTTCGTTATAATGAGGAGTCAAAAGAAAGTAATTGTACTTGCTGGTTGTTTGAGTCCAAGGGGATTGTGTGCAAGCATATCGTCGTGGTTTGGTCAAGAAAGAAGTTAAATGAAGTGCCAGAGAAGTACATTTTGCGAAGATGGAGCAAAAATGTGCGGAGGAGTTACACAAGGGTGAAGGTTAGCTATGCAAATTGGGAATGCAAGCCCGAATGGCGTCGCTATGATTTTATGTTAGATGCTTTCCATAAGGTTGCCGATAAGGCCATGGATTCTGAGGCGAAGAGTGGAAGGGTGGTGGCCAAGTTGCTAGAAGCAGAGGTGGAGAACGAAGTTTGTGAGGGCAATAGGCCTATGTCCATCGATGTATTAGATGGAATCATAAGTTCCGAATGGATGGGACGATCCGACTAA
- the LOC131300711 gene encoding probable receptor-like protein kinase At5g20050, whose translation MAMKLWMKDKKVEAIAVSLIIALTISIIVARISLRLSNTFYLITGANGAAILAVIAIYLLRNRYDSRRRLLETQMASESKELRIEYSFLRKVAGVPTKFRHREIEVATDGFRCLVGKGSSGSVFKGILTDGTPVAVKRIEGKERGEKEFRSEVAAIASVQHVNLVRLLGYCCVPTGPRFLVYDFAPNGSLDKWIFPRKKKEEISLQGAIQYTGGCLEWGLRVGVAIDVAKALTYLHHDCRSRILHLDVKPQNILLDENYRGLVSDFGLSKLMGRDESRVASSIRGTKGYLAPEWLSQRGISEKCDVYSYGVVLLEIVGGMRSVRVIDKANRNDKSKREFGYFPKIVSERLREGRVMEVVDSRIVERGGVDEREVKRLVCVGLWCMQEDARMRPSMAEVVEMLERREEVEEPPESPMFVVDLLSINEENVNPGRGRHGIATLPATQEDCNDASSASWSTLISVLSGR comes from the coding sequence ATGGCAATGAAACTCTGGATGAAGGACAAAAAAGTAGAAGCCATCGCCGTTTCACTAATCATCGCCCTTACCATTTCCATAATCGTCGCCCGAATCTCCCTCCGCCTCTCCAACACTTTCTACCTCATCACCGGAGCCAATGGGGCCGCAATCCTCGCCGTCATCGCAATCTACCTGCTCCGAAACCGGTACGACAGCCGGAGAAGACTCCTCGAAACCCAAATGGCTTCCGAATCAAAAGAGCTCCGAATCGAGTACAGTTTCCTAAGAAAAGTTGCCGGAGTCCCGACGAAATTCCGTCACAGGGAAATCGAGGTGGCGACGGATGGGTTCCGGTGTTTGGTGGGGAAAGGATCGTCCGGTTCGGTATTCAAGGGGATTCTAACTGATGGGACTCCGGTGGCTGTGAAACGAATCGAGGGCAAAGAGAGAGGCGAAAAGGAGTTCAGATCCGAGGTGGCGGCCATCGCTAGCGTGCAGCATGTTAACCTGGTCCGCCTCCTCGGATACTGTTGTGTCCCTACGGGCCCGCGATTTTTGGTTTACGACTTCGCGCCCAATGGGTCATTAGATAAGTGGATTTTCCctcgaaagaaaaaggaagaaatttcCTTGCAAGGGGCAATCCAATACACTGGTGGGTGTTTGGAATGGGGTTTAAGGGTTGGAGTTGCTATTGATGTGGCCAAGGCTCTTACTTATTTACACCACGATTGTCGATCGAGGATTTTACACCTCGATGTCAAGCCTCAAAACATTCTACTAGATGAGAACTACCGCGGTCTTGTTTCAGATTTCGGACTATCTAAGCTTATGGGAAGAGATGAGAGCAGAGTTGCGAGTTCAATTCGCGGCACTAAAGGGTACTTAGCCCCGGAATGGCTATCACAACGCGGCATTTCAGAAAAATGCGACGTGTATAGCTATGGAGTCGTGCTTTTGGAGATCGTTGGCGGCATGAGAAGTGTTCGCGTAATCGACAAGGCGAATAGAAACGACAAGTCGAAGAGAGAGTTTGGGTACTTTCCGAAGATTGTGAGCGAGAGATTGAGAGAAGGGAGGGTGATGGAAGTTGTGGATAGTAGGATTGTAGAAAGGGGAGGGGTTGATGAGAGAGAGGTGAAGAGGCTGGTTTGCGTTGGGTTGTGGTGTATGCAGGAGGATGCTAGGATGAGGCCGAGCATGGCTGAAGTGGTGGAAATGCTGGAGCGGCGAGAGGAGGTGGAGGAGCCGCCAGAGTCCCCAATGTTCGTTGTTGATTTATTGTCTATAAATGAAGAGAACGTGAATCCGGGTCGTGGTAGGCATGGGATAGCGACGTTGCCGGCAACTCAAGAGGATTGTAATGATGCCTCTTCAGCGTCGTGGTCTACTCTCATATCGGTTCTATCAGGCAGATGA